One Mycobacteroides salmoniphilum DNA segment encodes these proteins:
- a CDS encoding RNB domain-containing ribonuclease, which yields MTLKRLVARDLSFDGIRAEFALPTEFGPDAQRDAARAVDHHHGERIDRTDLELVTIDPPGSRDLDQAVHLERTGSGYLLHYAIADVAAQIEPGSALDGEARTRGETIYLPDGSVPLHPLVFSEGSASLLPNEVRPAALWRIETDGDTNPVSWSVQRAQVKSIRQLTYREAQDAADAGDPHPSIAVLPEFGRKRRDLGLARGAIELNLPAQEVVRGPSGDWELGIEARTETDGWNAQISLLTGICAAQIMLDGGIGILRTLPPADGDVRRWIRRTADALGLPWASDTPIGAQLAALDPCTTTTLAMMTQATTLLRGASYLVFDGERPDDQVAGHAGIAAPYAHVTAPLRRLGDRFATEICLALSAGTPVPQWARDGLAGVRSSLLTSNALANKVEQACVDLTEATVLAPQKGQTFDSAVLRGAEKKRAAEVFVTDPPILARCEGNPPEGQRAKLTLREANPDTRTVLFGFPADGS from the coding sequence GTGACGTTGAAGCGCTTGGTCGCCCGTGACCTCAGCTTCGACGGCATCCGTGCGGAGTTCGCGCTCCCCACCGAATTCGGTCCCGACGCGCAGCGCGACGCCGCCCGGGCCGTCGATCATCACCACGGGGAACGCATCGACCGCACCGATTTGGAGTTGGTCACCATCGACCCGCCCGGATCGCGCGATCTGGATCAGGCCGTACACCTGGAACGCACCGGCAGCGGTTACCTGCTGCACTACGCCATCGCCGACGTCGCCGCGCAGATCGAACCCGGCAGTGCCCTGGACGGCGAAGCCCGCACGCGCGGTGAGACCATCTATTTGCCCGACGGTTCGGTGCCGCTGCACCCCTTGGTGTTCTCCGAGGGATCGGCGAGCTTGTTGCCCAACGAGGTTCGGCCGGCCGCGCTATGGCGCATCGAAACCGATGGCGATACCAACCCGGTCAGCTGGAGCGTTCAGCGTGCCCAGGTGAAATCCATACGGCAGCTGACCTATCGGGAGGCCCAGGACGCGGCGGATGCCGGTGACCCGCATCCCTCGATCGCGGTGCTGCCTGAATTCGGGCGCAAGAGAAGAGATCTCGGGTTGGCCAGGGGAGCCATCGAGTTGAACCTGCCCGCGCAGGAAGTAGTGCGCGGCCCGAGTGGTGACTGGGAGCTCGGCATCGAGGCACGCACCGAAACCGACGGCTGGAACGCGCAGATATCGCTGCTCACCGGGATCTGCGCGGCGCAGATCATGCTCGACGGCGGCATCGGCATCCTCCGCACCCTGCCGCCCGCGGACGGCGATGTGCGCCGATGGATCCGTCGCACCGCCGATGCGCTGGGGCTGCCCTGGGCAAGTGATACCCCGATCGGCGCGCAGCTGGCCGCGCTGGACCCCTGCACTACAACAACATTGGCGATGATGACCCAGGCGACCACGCTCCTGCGGGGCGCTTCCTACTTGGTCTTCGACGGAGAACGCCCGGACGACCAGGTGGCGGGGCATGCGGGTATCGCCGCTCCCTACGCGCACGTGACCGCACCGCTGCGCCGGCTGGGCGACCGGTTCGCCACCGAAATCTGCCTGGCGCTGTCGGCGGGCACGCCGGTGCCGCAGTGGGCACGCGACGGCTTGGCAGGCGTCAGATCGTCGCTGCTGACCTCGAATGCGTTGGCCAACAAGGTGGAGCAGGCGTGTGTGGACCTCACCGAGGCCACCGTGCTTGCCCCACAGAAGGGTCAGACCTTCGATTCGGCAGTGCTACGGGGCGCCGAGAAGAAGCGAGCCGCCGAGGTTTTCGTGACAGATCCGCCGATTCTTGCCCGCTGCGAGGGCAATCCGCCTGAGGGGCAGCGCGCCAAACTTACGCTGCGTGAAGCGAATCCGGATACCCGGACCGTGCTGTTCGGCTTCCCGGCCGACGGCAGCTGA
- a CDS encoding CYTH and CHAD domain-containing protein codes for MPSQHVEVERKFDVTDATINPSFDGISAVAHVEQQPQQELDAVYFDTPDQRLAYQRITLRRRTGGTDAGWHLKLPAGPDTRTELRLPLDEGEEADSLVVPEELRDTVLAVVREDVLAPVARISTVRTLSTLIGTEGEQLAEFCDDQVTATRLTGQDSGEEGAVQSWREWELELSAFGDTALFDRVTARLLDAGAAPAGHGSKLARVLDVPERARPSGKDPIQRALLEQLDQLLGWDRAVRVDTDDSVHQMRVTIRRIRSLLQSNPERFGVDTNTEPLDELRLLANILGGARDAEVLAQRYAAALTELPEPLIRGPVHERLVDAARQHYDNGLRRSFAAMRSHRYFRLLDSLDALVASAGPPSDTHHSDEGGTLDAAYRKVRRAARAAARAEGEYRDEALHRIRKSAKRLRYVASAEGAKRVSQAAKDIQELLGEHQDSTVSRAYLATQAAEAHTAGEDTFTYGVLYQREHDAAETARHQVEATLKALRQAVRHKK; via the coding sequence ATGCCATCTCAGCACGTCGAGGTCGAGCGGAAGTTCGACGTCACCGACGCGACCATCAATCCATCATTCGACGGGATTTCCGCTGTCGCGCATGTGGAGCAGCAACCCCAGCAAGAATTGGACGCGGTGTACTTTGACACGCCCGATCAACGGCTGGCCTACCAGCGCATCACGTTGCGGCGTCGCACGGGCGGCACGGACGCGGGATGGCATCTGAAGTTGCCCGCGGGGCCGGACACCCGAACCGAGCTGCGACTCCCCCTCGACGAAGGCGAGGAAGCCGATTCCCTGGTGGTCCCGGAGGAGCTCCGGGACACCGTGCTCGCGGTGGTGCGCGAGGACGTGCTGGCTCCGGTGGCCCGCATCAGCACTGTGCGCACTCTGTCCACGCTGATCGGCACCGAGGGTGAGCAGCTCGCCGAATTCTGCGATGACCAGGTGACCGCCACTCGGCTGACCGGCCAGGACTCCGGCGAGGAAGGCGCCGTGCAGAGCTGGCGGGAATGGGAGCTGGAGCTATCGGCATTCGGCGACACCGCACTGTTCGACCGGGTCACCGCTCGCCTGCTGGACGCCGGGGCCGCCCCTGCCGGGCACGGCTCCAAATTGGCTCGCGTTCTTGATGTGCCCGAGCGCGCACGCCCCTCCGGTAAGGATCCGATCCAACGCGCCCTCCTGGAGCAGCTGGATCAGCTGCTCGGCTGGGACCGCGCGGTAAGGGTGGATACCGATGATTCGGTGCACCAGATGCGCGTCACGATTCGGCGGATCCGCAGTCTGTTGCAGTCCAATCCGGAGCGCTTCGGCGTGGACACGAACACCGAGCCACTCGACGAGCTCCGTCTGCTGGCCAACATCCTCGGGGGGGCGCGTGATGCCGAGGTGCTGGCGCAGCGCTACGCCGCGGCGCTGACCGAGCTTCCCGAACCACTCATCCGGGGCCCGGTGCACGAACGTCTGGTGGATGCGGCCAGACAGCACTACGACAATGGGTTACGCCGCTCGTTCGCGGCCATGCGCAGTCATCGCTACTTTCGGCTGCTCGATTCCCTGGACGCGCTGGTCGCTTCCGCCGGGCCGCCATCGGACACCCACCACTCGGACGAGGGCGGAACGCTTGATGCCGCGTACCGCAAGGTGCGCCGTGCGGCGCGGGCGGCTGCGCGCGCCGAGGGCGAGTATCGCGATGAGGCCCTGCATCGGATCCGCAAGTCGGCCAAGCGGTTGCGCTATGTGGCCAGCGCCGAGGGGGCCAAGCGAGTCTCGCAAGCGGCCAAGGACATCCAGGAGCTGTTGGGTGAGCATCAGGACAGCACGGTAAGTCGCGCGTACCTGGCCACGCAGGCGGCCGAGGCGCACACCGCCGGCGAGGACACCTTCACGTACGGGGTGCTGTACCAGCGTGAGCACGACGCCGCCGAGACCGCACGCCACCAGGTCGAGGCAACACTCAAGGCGCTCCGTCAGGCCGTGCGGCACAAGAAGTAG
- a CDS encoding fatty acyl-AMP ligase — MKLRVEEYLDGKGAITLPDGYTVNYYLERAVAELGDTLAYRYLDFNANSDGEPNDLNWTQLGQRSQAVAARLQQVTKPGDRVAILAPQGIDYVVGFYAAIEAGNIAVPLFAPELPGHSERLDSVLTDAQPTVVLTNNAAAESVSRFVRGLPRERRPRVVAVDSVPDSVAATYVKVTPDTDDIAYLQYTSGSTRVPAGVEITHRAVMTNVLQMIISVGLDDDIRSVSWLPLYHDMGLLMIVFPLCGGRITLMSPVSFVRRPGRWIKELAAEAHLGRTFAAAPNFAFELAAERGLPKDGEELDLSNVVGLINGSEPVSISSIRKFNGAFGPYGLPPTTIKPSYGMAEATLFVSTIDAEAEASVVYLDRAQLGDGRAVRVGADHENAVPQVSCGKISRSQWAVIVNPNADTELPDGEVGEIWLHGDNIGRGYWGRPKETDFSFRNKLQARLDQGSHAGGTEPGATWFRTGDLGVYLDGELFITGRVKDLVIIDGRNHYPQDIEATVEEASPAVRHGFVAAFSTPASELPAGVDRGNGTGERLVIVAERAAGAGRAEPEPIIDAIRAAVSRRHNLPIADVQLVQAGAIPRTTSGKLARRACRQEYLDNKLGVRA, encoded by the coding sequence ATGAAGTTACGTGTTGAGGAGTACTTGGACGGCAAAGGTGCGATCACCTTGCCAGACGGTTACACCGTCAACTACTACCTAGAACGTGCCGTGGCCGAGCTGGGCGACACCTTGGCGTACCGGTACCTGGACTTCAACGCCAACTCCGACGGCGAACCCAACGATCTCAACTGGACACAGCTTGGCCAGCGCTCTCAGGCAGTCGCGGCCCGTCTTCAGCAAGTCACCAAGCCCGGCGATCGGGTCGCGATCCTTGCCCCGCAGGGTATCGACTACGTAGTCGGTTTCTATGCCGCCATCGAGGCCGGGAACATCGCTGTTCCATTGTTTGCTCCGGAGCTTCCCGGCCACTCCGAACGACTCGATTCGGTGCTCACCGATGCGCAGCCGACCGTGGTCCTGACCAACAATGCCGCCGCCGAGTCTGTCAGCCGATTCGTCCGCGGCCTGCCCCGGGAACGGCGGCCCCGTGTGGTCGCCGTCGACAGCGTGCCCGATTCGGTGGCCGCCACCTACGTCAAGGTGACCCCGGATACCGACGACATCGCGTACCTGCAATACACCTCGGGATCCACTCGGGTGCCCGCCGGTGTCGAGATCACCCACCGCGCGGTGATGACCAACGTGCTGCAGATGATCATTTCGGTGGGTCTGGACGACGATATCCGCAGCGTCAGCTGGCTGCCGCTGTACCACGACATGGGTCTGCTGATGATCGTGTTCCCGCTGTGCGGCGGCCGGATCACCCTGATGTCTCCGGTGTCGTTCGTACGTAGGCCAGGGCGGTGGATCAAGGAACTTGCCGCCGAGGCGCACCTGGGCCGAACCTTCGCCGCCGCACCGAACTTCGCCTTCGAGCTGGCTGCCGAGCGTGGCCTGCCCAAGGACGGCGAGGAGCTCGACCTCAGCAATGTCGTGGGTCTGATCAATGGATCCGAGCCGGTCAGCATCTCCTCCATTCGCAAGTTCAATGGCGCTTTCGGGCCCTATGGGCTGCCGCCGACCACCATCAAGCCCTCCTACGGCATGGCCGAGGCGACGCTGTTCGTCTCCACCATCGATGCCGAGGCCGAGGCCTCGGTGGTGTATCTCGACCGTGCACAGCTCGGCGACGGGCGTGCCGTACGGGTCGGAGCCGACCACGAGAACGCGGTCCCGCAGGTGTCCTGCGGCAAGATTTCGCGCAGCCAGTGGGCGGTCATCGTCAACCCGAACGCGGACACCGAATTGCCCGACGGTGAAGTCGGCGAGATCTGGTTGCACGGCGACAACATCGGCCGCGGCTATTGGGGCAGGCCCAAGGAAACTGACTTCTCGTTCCGCAACAAGCTGCAGGCCCGGCTCGATCAAGGCAGCCATGCCGGAGGTACCGAGCCCGGTGCCACCTGGTTCCGCACCGGAGACCTGGGCGTCTACCTGGATGGTGAGCTCTTCATCACCGGAAGGGTCAAGGACCTGGTCATCATCGACGGCCGCAACCACTACCCGCAGGACATCGAGGCCACCGTCGAGGAGGCCTCACCCGCGGTGCGGCATGGTTTTGTGGCAGCCTTCTCGACGCCCGCGAGCGAGCTGCCGGCCGGCGTCGATCGTGGCAACGGCACGGGGGAGCGGTTGGTCATCGTGGCCGAGCGCGCTGCCGGCGCGGGCCGTGCCGAACCGGAACCCATCATCGATGCCATTCGCGCGGCCGTCTCGCGGCGGCATAACTTGCCTATCGCGGATGTGCAGCTGGTTCAGGCCGGTGCGATTCCGCGTACCACCAGCGGAAAGCTTGCACGCCGAGCCTGCCGCCAGGAATACCTGGACAACAAGCTCGGCGTGCGCGCCTGA
- the panB gene encoding 3-methyl-2-oxobutanoate hydroxymethyltransferase — protein sequence MSESALYGAASETSSKPRTKTRVHHLQKWKAEGHKWSMLTAYDYSTARVFNDAGIPVLLVGDSAANVVYGYDTTVPITIDELIPLVRGVVRGAPEALVVADLPFGSYEGGAAQALASATRFMKEAGTHAVKLEGGERVADQIAMLTAAGIPVVAHIGFTPQSVNGLGGYRVQGRDDAAAQLIHDAIAVQEAGAIAVVMEMVPADLATQITGKLTIPTVGIGAGRECDAQVLVWQDMAGMTSGKTAKFVKQFGQVGAELRKAAEQYADEVARGVFPAPEHSY from the coding sequence ATGTCCGAATCTGCTTTGTACGGCGCTGCTTCCGAGACTTCCTCCAAGCCTCGCACCAAGACCCGCGTGCACCACTTGCAGAAGTGGAAGGCCGAGGGGCACAAGTGGTCAATGCTTACCGCGTACGACTACTCCACCGCGCGTGTGTTCAACGACGCCGGGATTCCCGTTCTGCTGGTCGGAGATTCGGCCGCGAACGTGGTCTACGGATATGACACCACCGTGCCGATCACCATTGACGAGCTGATTCCGTTGGTGCGCGGCGTGGTTCGCGGCGCACCAGAGGCGCTGGTGGTCGCCGACCTGCCGTTCGGCTCGTACGAAGGCGGGGCCGCTCAGGCTCTCGCCAGTGCCACCCGCTTCATGAAGGAAGCCGGCACGCACGCCGTCAAACTCGAAGGCGGAGAACGAGTTGCCGATCAGATCGCCATGCTGACCGCTGCCGGGATTCCGGTGGTGGCACACATCGGGTTCACCCCACAGAGCGTGAACGGCCTTGGCGGGTATCGAGTTCAGGGGCGCGACGATGCCGCCGCACAGCTCATCCACGATGCCATCGCGGTCCAGGAGGCCGGAGCCATCGCCGTGGTGATGGAGATGGTGCCCGCCGACCTGGCGACGCAGATCACCGGCAAGCTCACCATCCCCACTGTCGGTATCGGCGCGGGGCGGGAATGCGACGCCCAGGTGTTGGTGTGGCAGGACATGGCCGGAATGACCAGCGGCAAGACCGCCAAGTTCGTCAAGCAGTTCGGTCAGGTCGGCGCGGAGCTACGCAAGGCCGCCGAGCAGTATGCCGATGAGGTGGCTCGCGGGGTGTTCCCCGCTCCCGAACACAGCTACTGA
- a CDS encoding WS/DGAT/MGAT family O-acyltransferase: MQRLSGLDASFLYLETPTQPMHVCGVLELDTTTIPGGYSFEKLRTKLVERVEGISSFTEKLADSRLNLDHPVWVDDDDFDIDRHLHHVGLPAPGGKAEIADMCGHIASLPLDRARPLWEMWVIETGDTNRLVVMTKMHHASVDGVTGANLMSALCGVEPDAEAPEPAPGVGGANSLEIAVTGALKWASRPLKFAKLLPSTLGVIPAWLERSKRGEAMTAPFSAPRTSFNSTITSRRNVGYAQLDLEDVRAVKNRFGVKVNDVVMAICAGALRKYLDDRGELPESSLVAMVPVSVHEKSDRPGRNQVSGMFSRLETNIEDPVDRLLAIAEANNIAKEHTAVLGATLLQDWSQFAAPAVFGTAMRVYSRIRLADRHPVIHNLVVSNVPGPQVPLYFLGAQVVGMYPLGPIFHGAALTVTVMSLDGKLNVGLISCPDLMPDLSTLTDDFGVALQELKARI; encoded by the coding sequence ATGCAGCGGCTTTCCGGACTTGACGCCAGTTTTCTCTATCTCGAAACACCCACCCAACCCATGCACGTGTGCGGGGTACTGGAATTAGACACCACAACCATTCCCGGTGGCTACTCGTTCGAGAAACTGCGGACCAAGCTGGTCGAGCGCGTCGAGGGAATCTCGTCCTTCACGGAGAAGCTCGCCGACAGCCGCCTGAACCTGGACCACCCGGTGTGGGTCGACGACGACGACTTCGACATCGACCGGCACCTGCATCACGTCGGGCTGCCCGCGCCCGGAGGCAAGGCCGAGATCGCCGACATGTGCGGACACATCGCCTCGCTGCCCTTGGATCGCGCCCGGCCGCTGTGGGAAATGTGGGTCATCGAGACAGGCGACACGAACCGCCTGGTGGTCATGACCAAGATGCATCACGCCTCGGTCGACGGTGTCACCGGCGCCAACCTGATGTCGGCGCTCTGTGGTGTGGAACCCGATGCCGAAGCACCCGAACCCGCCCCGGGTGTCGGCGGCGCCAACAGCCTGGAGATCGCCGTTACCGGAGCCCTCAAATGGGCCTCGCGGCCGCTGAAGTTCGCCAAGCTGCTGCCCTCGACTCTCGGAGTCATCCCGGCCTGGCTGGAACGCTCCAAGCGCGGCGAGGCCATGACGGCGCCGTTCTCGGCGCCGCGGACCTCGTTCAACTCCACCATCACCAGCCGCCGCAACGTCGGCTACGCCCAACTGGACCTGGAGGATGTTCGCGCGGTCAAGAACCGCTTCGGCGTCAAGGTCAACGATGTCGTGATGGCCATCTGCGCCGGCGCGCTGCGCAAGTACCTGGACGATCGCGGTGAGCTTCCGGAGAGCTCCTTGGTGGCCATGGTTCCGGTGTCGGTGCATGAGAAGTCCGATCGCCCGGGCCGTAATCAGGTGTCGGGAATGTTCTCCCGCCTGGAGACCAATATTGAAGATCCAGTGGACCGTCTGTTGGCCATCGCCGAGGCCAACAACATCGCGAAGGAACACACGGCCGTGTTGGGCGCGACGCTGCTGCAGGACTGGAGTCAGTTCGCGGCGCCCGCGGTGTTCGGCACCGCGATGCGGGTCTACTCGCGCATCCGGCTGGCCGACCGCCATCCGGTGATCCACAACCTGGTGGTCTCCAATGTGCCGGGACCCCAAGTGCCGCTGTACTTCTTAGGCGCCCAGGTCGTTGGGATGTACCCGCTGGGACCGATCTTCCACGGCGCCGCGCTCACCGTCACGGTGATGTCGCTGGACGGCAAACTCAACGTGGGCCTGATCTCCTGCCCCGATCTGATGCCCGATCTGTCCACGCTGACCGACGATTTCGGCGTGGCGCTCCAGGAGCTGAAGGCCCGGATCTAG
- a CDS encoding alpha/beta hydrolase, with protein sequence MFRGRRVAAVLALASVVAVVSGCVRSVEGQATAARPSETALSWGDCDGFTPENTTVPASTVCSELEVPVDYAKPDGAKARLAIIKYPAKGNKIGSLLMNPGGPGQSGIEAATAIVKQVPKEIRDSFDFIGFDPRGVGSSTPAVECNSDQDVDRLRAQNDTDYSPEGVARMEQDSKDFVKRCVDKVGLEFLANVGTVNVAKDMDRLRAALGDDKLTYLGYSYGTRIGTTYAEQFPQNVRALILDGVIDPNADPTQADIDQIAGFQKAFDNYAADCAKSPSCPLGTDPAQATARYRAMIDPLVEHPAKTKDGRGLSHGDAIIGTIMVMYSPTLWEAFTKALRQLSEGSGDILQLLADAYMKRDEEGHYSHAQDAQTAINCVDEPPQTDRAKTVEKDRRIREVAPFQDFGAFTGNAPLGVCAFWPVPPTSKPHPINVPGLPKLLVVSTTFDPATPYQAGVELAKQLGGGLLTYEGTKHTIVFDGNQCVDKAAETYLIKVTTPAEGARC encoded by the coding sequence ATGTTTCGTGGTCGGCGGGTTGCTGCCGTATTGGCTCTTGCCTCGGTGGTAGCCGTCGTCTCTGGTTGTGTGCGGTCAGTTGAAGGTCAGGCGACGGCGGCGCGACCGTCGGAAACCGCCCTCAGTTGGGGGGACTGTGACGGCTTCACGCCGGAAAACACGACGGTGCCCGCGAGCACGGTGTGCTCGGAGCTCGAGGTGCCTGTCGACTACGCCAAACCCGACGGCGCCAAGGCGCGCCTGGCGATCATCAAGTACCCGGCAAAGGGCAACAAGATCGGGTCGCTGCTGATGAACCCCGGCGGGCCGGGCCAATCGGGCATCGAGGCCGCGACCGCCATCGTCAAGCAGGTGCCCAAGGAGATCCGCGACAGCTTCGACTTCATCGGATTCGACCCGCGTGGTGTGGGATCGTCCACCCCGGCCGTCGAATGCAACTCGGACCAAGACGTGGACCGCTTGCGCGCGCAGAACGACACCGACTACAGCCCCGAGGGTGTCGCCCGCATGGAGCAGGACTCCAAGGACTTCGTGAAGCGCTGCGTCGACAAGGTGGGGCTGGAGTTCCTCGCCAATGTCGGCACCGTGAACGTGGCCAAGGATATGGATCGGCTTCGTGCCGCACTCGGTGACGACAAGCTGACCTACCTGGGCTACTCGTACGGCACCCGGATCGGCACCACGTACGCCGAGCAGTTCCCCCAAAATGTGCGGGCCCTCATCCTCGATGGGGTGATCGACCCCAATGCCGATCCCACCCAGGCCGATATCGACCAGATCGCTGGATTCCAAAAGGCTTTCGACAACTATGCGGCCGACTGCGCCAAGAGCCCGAGCTGCCCGCTGGGTACCGATCCCGCGCAGGCGACCGCGCGTTATCGGGCCATGATCGATCCGTTGGTCGAGCATCCGGCCAAGACCAAGGACGGCCGCGGCCTGTCCCACGGTGATGCCATCATCGGCACCATCATGGTGATGTACTCGCCCACGCTGTGGGAGGCGTTCACCAAGGCGCTACGCCAGCTCAGCGAGGGATCGGGTGACATCCTGCAGTTGCTCGCCGACGCGTACATGAAGCGCGACGAAGAGGGGCATTACAGCCACGCGCAGGACGCGCAGACCGCCATCAACTGTGTGGACGAACCGCCACAGACGGACCGCGCCAAGACCGTTGAGAAGGACCGGCGCATCCGTGAGGTGGCCCCGTTCCAGGACTTCGGCGCATTCACCGGCAATGCGCCGCTGGGGGTGTGCGCGTTCTGGCCGGTACCGCCGACGAGCAAGCCGCACCCCATCAACGTGCCTGGCCTGCCCAAGTTGCTGGTGGTGTCCACCACCTTTGATCCGGCGACCCCGTACCAGGCGGGCGTTGAGCTGGCCAAACAGCTCGGCGGCGGCCTGCTTACCTACGAGGGGACCAAGCACACCATCGTGTTCGACGGGAATCAGTGCGTCGACAAAGCGGCGGAGACATATCTCATCAAGGTCACGACTCCGGCCGAAGGCGCCCGCTGCTGA
- a CDS encoding alpha/beta hydrolase, with translation MMRMRRALPVILLMFSAALPAIPAAAAPLPAPSPSLQAFYDQKVTWGSCDGFVGDTSRIPTARCAKVKVPVSYDKLMGAVAELAVLKVPATGKRIGALLVNPGGPGGSGVDLAAGMGAKLGDSAVGQSFDIVGFDPRGVGGSTPTLRCRTDAQFDAFRKEPLADYSQAGVAHIEDVYRQYVNDCASRMGLDFLANAGTASAARDMDIVRAAVGDNKLNYLGYSYGTELGTQYAEYFPQNVRTMVLDGAIDPTIDPVESNVRQMTGFQVAFNDYAADCAKDPKCPLGTDPSQAVKRFHQLIDPLVAKPAKTNDPRGLGYQDAITGTIQAMYTPRYWKYLTSGLAGLVDGSGPDDLLWLADQYQERDDQGHYDNLQDAFNSIRCVDGPTPRDSAPWVVADKRLREQAPFSSYGTFTGYAPRDLCAFWPVAPTSAPHTPSTPGLPPVVVISTTHDPATPYEAGVALAQQLNGSLISYEGTQHTVAFNGEACVDEAVTRYFVDGTVPPRDVRC, from the coding sequence ATGATGCGGATGCGCCGAGCGTTGCCGGTGATTCTTTTGATGTTCTCGGCGGCCCTTCCTGCCATCCCTGCGGCCGCCGCGCCGCTGCCGGCACCGAGCCCGTCGTTGCAGGCGTTCTACGACCAGAAGGTCACCTGGGGCAGTTGCGACGGCTTCGTCGGTGACACCAGCCGCATCCCGACGGCCCGGTGCGCCAAGGTGAAGGTGCCCGTCAGCTACGACAAGCTGATGGGTGCGGTGGCAGAGCTCGCCGTCCTCAAGGTGCCCGCCACCGGCAAGCGCATCGGCGCACTGCTGGTCAACCCGGGCGGGCCCGGGGGATCGGGCGTGGACCTCGCGGCCGGTATGGGCGCCAAGCTCGGCGACAGCGCGGTCGGGCAGAGCTTCGACATCGTCGGGTTCGATCCGCGCGGTGTCGGCGGCTCGACCCCGACCCTGCGGTGCCGCACCGACGCCCAGTTCGACGCCTTCCGTAAGGAGCCTCTAGCCGACTACAGCCAGGCCGGGGTCGCCCACATCGAGGACGTGTACCGCCAGTACGTCAACGACTGCGCTAGCCGGATGGGGCTGGACTTCCTTGCCAATGCCGGAACCGCCTCGGCGGCAAGGGATATGGATATCGTCAGAGCGGCAGTCGGCGACAACAAGCTGAACTACCTGGGTTACTCCTACGGCACCGAACTCGGCACCCAGTACGCCGAGTACTTCCCGCAGAATGTGCGCACGATGGTCCTGGACGGCGCGATTGACCCGACCATCGATCCGGTGGAATCCAACGTCCGGCAGATGACCGGCTTCCAGGTGGCGTTCAACGACTACGCGGCCGACTGCGCCAAGGACCCCAAGTGCCCATTGGGCACCGACCCGTCGCAGGCCGTGAAGCGTTTCCACCAACTGATCGATCCGTTGGTCGCCAAGCCCGCGAAGACCAACGACCCGCGTGGCCTGGGCTACCAGGATGCCATCACCGGCACCATCCAGGCGATGTACACACCCCGGTACTGGAAGTACCTGACCTCCGGGTTGGCCGGCTTGGTCGATGGCAGCGGACCCGACGACCTGCTGTGGCTGGCCGACCAGTACCAGGAGCGCGACGACCAGGGGCACTACGACAACCTGCAGGACGCCTTCAATTCGATTCGATGCGTCGACGGGCCGACCCCGCGGGACTCCGCCCCCTGGGTGGTCGCCGACAAACGACTGCGCGAGCAGGCGCCGTTCTCGAGCTATGGCACGTTCACCGGATACGCCCCGCGCGATTTGTGCGCCTTCTGGCCGGTGGCGCCGACGTCGGCACCGCACACCCCGTCGACTCCCGGACTGCCGCCGGTGGTGGTCATCTCCACGACCCACGACCCGGCAACCCCCTATGAGGCGGGTGTGGCGCTGGCGCAGCAATTGAACGGATCGCTCATCAGCTACGAGGGCACCCAGCACACCGTCGCGTTCAACGGAGAGGCATGTGTCGACGAGGCGGTTACGCGTTACTTCGTCGACGGCACCGTGCCTCCCCGGGACGTGCGGTGCTGA